GACCTCAGAGTCACGTTGGTGAAAGCGTAGAGCATGTCTCCGCTGGGGGATACAGTGACCCCTTCCCGAGTGAAGCCCCCATCCGCGAGAAGCCGCCACACCACACAGCCCGCCTGTGTCATCGCGCACAAGTAACCTTCAGGGTCCACAAAATACAGCGTCCCATCCGCCCCAATGTTTATCGGTGACCAGGCGAGGGCACTCCACTGCTTCCGCAACGTTCCGTCGGGGTTAATTATGCAAGGACGCAGGCTGGTCACCAAGATCCCCCCATCTGCCAATACAATTGGGGTGTCCGCCGGCCAGGCTTCCTCGAAATAGTACCGCCAGCGGAGCTCACCGTCCGGGCTAACCGCGTACAACGCACCCCTCTGACCGCCTGGGAAGTTCTCGCAGTTACTCATGAAATAGATTGTCCCATCCGGCCCTATCACTATCCCGGGGTAGATGAGCCCAAGGGGCTCGGTAGTGAAGGTCCATCTTATCCTCCCTCGCCGTGGGCCTGTGTATGGGCTCCTCCCGGTCAGCTGCGGATCGTGCCGGTACATCGGCCACGGGCTGTTGGCCAGACTGGGCCAGGGGATGTCCTGCTGCGGGCAGACCGCGGGGCCCTCAGCAGGACCTAACGGCGTCTTGTCCCGCGCACAGGAAAGAACAAGCAGCACCAGCGCAAAAACCAGCACGAAGCTGGCCTTTATCGTTTCCCTCATCATAGGCCGTCCTCCCCA
This portion of the Calditrichota bacterium genome encodes:
- a CDS encoding PQQ-like beta-propeller repeat protein, coding for MMRETIKASFVLVFALVLLVLSCARDKTPLGPAEGPAVCPQQDIPWPSLANSPWPMYRHDPQLTGRSPYTGPRRGRIRWTFTTEPLGLIYPGIVIGPDGTIYFMSNCENFPGGQRGALYAVSPDGELRWRYYFEEAWPADTPIVLADGGILVTSLRPCIINPDGTLRKQWSALAWSPINIGADGTLYFVDPEGYLCAMTQAGCVVWRLLADGGFTREGVTVSPSGDMLYAFTNVTLRSREKQSLCAVGLDGTVRWKFELGESRETYSAPVVDAQGSAIFCALGPDSAPDRGVTLVSREGRLVWRYQVSGAGEEAAIGRQGDFFLECDLEATRALVCLDCLGRPRWAYPLGRYQSKAAPICDREGVTYLCRGEEVIAVGPAGTPLWSVPLEAGITRIAGPAIGSDGTLYVGTVPGQGGPASGRIYAIE